The sequence TACCACAAATCTCCATAAATCATAAGACAGTGCAAACTTTTCAAAGTCTCAAAAATGTATGAACAGTCATATAATTCTATACTTCCAGCACCATTGTTAGTCTGTTAATTACTGAATACACATAAGATGGATGGTGGACGCATTTCCTGAAAATGTGCTAAAAGTATTCGCTGGCTGTCAAGAAAGAGCACATTTTAGCATTCGACGTATGCATTAGTGCATGTGTGCTGGatgacccagcatcctctgacggACAGACTTCAGAATACAATGAAGATGTAAAGCACAATCCTACAATCAATAATTAAGAGATATGATGACATGCAAATAATAACATTGTTATTTGAGAAATAAAGAAATGGTCATGGGAAACGTTTTCGTTCTTTGTCTCTGTGGTCACAGTGATTTCCCACAAATCATTAAGTGCAGGATGGGGAACTTTTGAGCTACACTGAAAACTTTGCAGTGGACAAGCACGTGAAGGgactggtttattattattattatttttttggagcaTCAGTTCaatctcacaaaaacatcaaGACAAATTGCATCCCAAAATCAAAAGTAATTGTATTTTGCACAATATGCAGCCATCTTGACATGTTTTGTGAGGTTCACCCATCAGTAATCCTCCATGAAGCAAATAAAGAGTCACAATCTAGATTATCCTGGACATTCTCAGCAATTATACCCACAGCCAACCACATGACAACCTCTCCTTGTTCTATGTACCTGTAAAGATTATTAGTACTGTGTTGTTGGCATAGTACGAGTACTATTCATGATGGACTCTACCTTAGTTTACCTGAAGGCTCAATTTCAAAATCTAGTCAGCTAGATTCCTTAAGAAGCTGCCTCAAGAGACATGAATTGAAATAGGCTACAATATATTGCTGTTTTCTATAGTGTTTGGTACTGAATGGGTTACAAAGTGCACAAGCGTTTTGATGCTTACAACTGATTCCAATAGAGTTTggtgttagcatgttgttaagctaagctaacgcAAGGCAACACTCTAATAAGCACAAATTCATAGCACACATAAATGTTGGGCATGGGCCTTCAGAGCATGTACAGAATTGACAGTGCCCACTTTCTCCACCATCACTTCTTCACTGAAACTGGAAGGAGACTGCCTTTGTGGAAGCACACCTATAAAAGGTGTTTCCTAAATGCTGTCTAGATAGGGATCCCACTAGGTTTAGGAACAGAGGTCATATAATAgcaaacaatttaattaaattttaatgactttttaaaGTTAGCACCGCTATGCTGAAAATCAGGCAGCAACATCTACTTTTAAATGAGCTCATAACAAACATCCCGCTAGATTTGTCTTGCTCTGCCAAATCTCAATTGCTTGCATCTGTTTCTATTTTACAGACACATTTTTAAGAGACCCTTCCATTGCTGTAGTAGCTTTTTTCAATGTGACTTTACAGGGTACAAATCTATTCTGGAAATCTTAGGCTCATGTTTCTATGAAGCTTTTAGTGCTTGGCTCTTTATTTTTGACAATTTAAAGTGATTATATGTCAACGAGCAGTGCCATGTACCTGAAGTGTCATTGTTATACATTTAGAGGGATACAGAGTTTACATGTGTCTCCTTTTCAGCTATACTCCCAGACTGGGAAACTGATTTAGGCTCAAAAACAAACCTGATTAATATGAAACTGAATAATATTATTAACATAACACCAGTAAAAACAAAAGGAGGACTTCAGAGGTAAATTAAGAAGGTAGGGGATTCATTGGAAGGTGTGGGTTTCTTGGGGTGTGTAATAATGCCCTCAATGTAAACTTTGATGCATCAGTGGCAGATGTTGCGCTGGCACGGTTGGTGCAGGAAGGAGTTGCGGGTGTGGGTCGCACGCCGTTGGACCTGTTCACGCACACGGTTTTGACGCTGCATGCGGTTGCGAGCCAGGTGGCGCCGCTCAGTGCGGGCTTTGGCCCTCTGGACCCTGGAGACCTGGGTGACTTTAGCCAGGGCCCCTGCCTGTGCGGCTGCTCCTCGGGTCACCCGTGTGCTCCTGGTCACAGCTGGCACTGCGGATTCAGACATCCCGCTGGAACAGTGCAGATAGGAGGAAGAATGGGATACGTTTGCATGAAAAGCAAATGGACAGAATGGAGTGAAATTGATATGAGAAGAGAAGAAGATGGAAGACAAAATTAAGACAGTGACCTCAAAACTCTGAAACAATTTAATtgactgacaagctacgcaatatcgcgttcattatcagCTATGTATTGCATGCGATAATGAAAGCTgttttgcgtagcttgtcagtgaactatggctctgtgtagtaaatgctgctccatctgaaagcatgtgctggagatttactactaatcacagaacctgcTTTACTGACGAGTGGAGCCCTAGTAGTGGCCTAATGTAGGGAATAGGGGGCGATTTTAGGAAGAGGTATGGACACCTGTCCTACAACATTAATTATATACAGATTTAAAATTGACTTGTTTAAAGTTGAACAAAAATGGCTATCAACAGTCAATATTTTCATTTGGGAATGTCTACTCTTCGTGATATTGAGAATATTAGTGCAGGACACGTTTTAAAGGCAGTGTACCAAATTTTTTAACATTTTCCACCAGATGGTACTACAATATTTGGTACTATAATACATTTCTTAAAGGCTAAGTCCGAAagctgacttgctgcctcgctgcTCTATCAGGCAATGACGGCATTTATGCACAAAGGTACCTTCAAAAACTGATTTTGGATGGGCTTCTAAGGTGTAGCATAAGTTAAAAAAATCTACAACAAAACAGAAAGAGCTTTTGTAATAACTAAGCAAATATTAAATTACTATAGTACTCATTTCTTGCTAGAATGACATCTAAAGTAGGAAACGTTggacaaaaacatacatttaaataaactaaccacaaactacaactttcagataccatctttatt is a genomic window of Carassius carassius chromosome 46, fCarCar2.1, whole genome shotgun sequence containing:
- the LOC132129249 gene encoding tumor protein p53-inducible nuclear protein 2-like isoform X2 — protein: MFQRLTSLFFGSEEELTPELKGPKPCVCEADEEGWLLVNLNEGATAEASPMEDLLIEHPSMSVYVSAGPLPAVEESTTSLAGSVSGMSESAVPAVTRSTRVTRGAAAQAGALAKVTQVSRVQRAKARTERRHLARNRMQRQNRVREQVQRRATHTRNSFLHQPCQRNICH